The genomic segment gcCACCAATGCGACCAAACCCCCCAAAACGAATGTTCAAATGAATGTGTGAatcaaaaaaacccaaaagttcTCTGTACCTAATAAAACATCCACATATCATCAGCAGGCCTCAGCATGAAAAAGGtctaaatgtcacaaaaatatgtattgaGCTCAGAAcactaaaattatatttgtaaTGTTTGGTCACATTTGAAGTGTGATTGTCAAATCAAAACTTTGGCTGTGATAACAAGAAACACAAGACATTCTCTCTGACAAAACCCTGCACACGCAGGTTTTAGACTCACTTCCTTTGTAAACAAAGACTAAAAGGGtcacaataaaactaaaactcagATCAACTGTGGAATAACAACTGTCAAGTTCGTGGAATCACTGATTTTCATAGATGCATCATAACTGTAAAAACATATGCTGTATAACATCCAGTCAAGCTGGTCAGGAGGAGGTAGCGTAATGGTATGGGATGTTTGGTGCTCAGACATGAAAAACAGCCCAATTTATGTAGTTGATGAAGGGTCAGCTCAAGAAATTGGCACAAAGCATCGCATGAAGGCCACATGAAGACATCAGCACTGCCCAGCGTCCTACCAACCCTCATTTCTATCAGGTAAATGGAAAACTAAGACCTCAACTGAGACAAGCTGCTGTCACAGAGGAGAGGAAACGCTGATTtaacaaggaaaataaaaaaaataaaaatccccgaagtatttcttcatttaaatgcaCCAAGAATGTGctttaaaacaactaaaatattaaagtgaattatttaagtttaatttccagaaacaagtAAACGTGCATTAATATGTTCTTCTGGTGGCGTAGTCCAAGACCATGCTAGCAGCTCCCAGTAAAGCAGGTTCTTCCAAGTGCGACGAGACAACCTTGATGCTCTGAGCGGATTTCAGAGCTCTCTGGTTGATGACATGCTGAACAGGCTCTTGATAGAAAGAACCCAAGACTCCGGACAGAATCACCAGGGAGGGGTTGACAACATGGAGGATGTTGACGATTCCCACACCGAGTGCCGTGGAGGCTGCATGGgtggaaaaaagacagaaattagaaggtcttcaatattttagttatttatttcatctgcagcttaaagtcccactccaataatcttttgatttatttgcaaAGCCTTTCCAgaggtctttaaattatgattgtgctattttttagactgaataaaaacaaaaactgtagttttctaggagaaagtttctgcagagcggcaggagttcattagaaattcacctccgatTGTGGGAGGGACTGTTGAGAGAGAGAGTCTGCCCCCTTTCCATCATCCGCttgtttacaccaggggtgtcacactcaatcgcacaagaacccaaaatccaaatcacatCTTACATCACGGGCCAAACAGGgcaaacatttaatgaacactctaaaactaaaattataaaacttgaaaactgtaacttttaacgtaattatgaactagatatttgtattacctgcaataatgctagtgtgaatgctgtaagatgattTAAgctcaggttagccaaaacagctagcatgtagctgaaaaaataactaaacttcgaaatagcctaaaaaacagaaacaagcctaaattaggcaaaacagttagcgtgtaaatattagctaaactaaaaattagcctaaaaaatctaaataaatgccaaaatagtccaaaaagctagcagaataccaatttttaaaactttaaaacagtaagtttttaacataattatgaataataaaaagacaggaatattttactttccatgaagatatattttgtcaaaattatacaagttagaaatgagcgcaagataacatcgggtcattaataacaataaaacaaaaggatctatagaattacctggagggccggatctggcccccgggcctttgactttgacacatgtggtttacattttctcccactagcttacagcccctctcaaccccaagctaatactagtggtgcaacaaaaatggtgagcaatatcagaacAATCCATCTGTAAAGTTTAagtccagattccagttcagacgaggaaaacaaagacgttcatggatgtatttatctgcaggtggatgcatcagaatgaagcgtATGGAGGGAGTTTTGTGCTCCCATATTACGaataaaagtcacagttttgagatcaaaatgtcctaaacagcaaacaaaatgtaaagttttaagaataaagcttcataatttgcaaatggagcaggaagcttgagACCTGTCCAGCTTATTTGCTACGTcacaaacacaatctttttaaaatgccattttttttttgtgggctcctgattcacaacgatttggcATGTAACATGTCACAATGGCAAAGTCGATTCTACATCCCTGGCaggaaaataaactttcaaGCTGAAAAGTTTTCCGAAGTCTTACCAGAGTTTACAATTGTGTCTACGTGTAATCAAATCCTGCGCTTGAAATAAGTGAGTCTTTCTCTTCTCTAACCTTTGTGGAGGACAGCCTCAGCTTTGGAGTTTCCCATTTTGGCAGCAGTGATCAGATGAACTGCTGTGATTGGCTCACACAGCTTATCTATTCCTTCTACTTTCAGCAGGTCCTCTGGAAAACAATTTAGCAGGTTAGCCGGGAAAACGACAGGGATAAAAAGGattaacaatattttcaatatagTTTATACTCTCTTGTTATGGATTGTAATTCAGTTTGTTCTTCACCTCACAAAGAAAGCTACTCTTGTTTTCTGGACGTTGGCACAAACTGGTCTTATTGAAAAAGAGCAGGACCTTCTGAAGATCCGGACAGCTTACCATCATGCAGCATTTTGGCCTCCCTCTGCAGAGCCATGCCAGAGGCAAAAGCCTCAACGCAGCCGCGGCTCCCGCAGGAACATTCTGGGCCTTCCAGTGAGACCATGATGTGACCCAGTTCAGCAGCGCAGAAGGTGCTGCCATGGATCAACTCGTAGTGATGGATAATCCCTCCTCCAATACCTGCATAGTCCAGAAACATACGTCCCATTAACCGAACTGAACAAGGCACACTTAAAGACCtaaaaaaggtaatttaaagaagccaataaataaatgattcttGTGCAGGCAGGgtttcatccacatttgttttttttaaactaagattaATATAATGTAGCAGGCtctctgcagctgtttttcaAATGGGGATGGTCAAACTAGAAAAAGCCATGATagtaaatactgtttttaatcTTCAATGTAACCAAAGGATACCacaaaaagttacagaaaaaatatcaaggttataaggacccactccaatgaaaatgtgttttaacatgttcttggagcaGTTTTTTccacgatggaggacattttttaaaaaagaaaaggcccCGAAAGGCATTATGAGtacttaaaatgttgtgaaACAAAAGGAATTGTCTGTAGAtctccagaaacatttctgctgctgGAAGGTTCCAATGAGCACAGCTGCCTCCATCAAGTGGAAGAACTTTGAAACACCAGGATTCTTCCTAGAGCTGGCCGGCCATCTAAGCTGAGTGATCAGAGGAGAGGGGCCCAATAACCCAATGGTCACTCTGTCAAAGCTCCAGCATTCCTCTGTGGAGAGGAGAACCTTCCAGAAGGACAACCATCTCTGCAGCACCACACCAATCAGGCCTGTATGGTGGAAGCCCCTTCTTACTgaaaagtagggctgggcgatatgacgataaaaaaccgtgTACGATATCCAAAGCTGNNNNNNNNNNNNNNNNNNNNNNNNNNNNNNNNNNNNNNNNNNNNNNNNNNNNNNNNNNNNNNNNNNNNAGGAGTCAATGGCAGGTGTTATGCTTGGAGAAAACCAGGCACCGCTCATCACCAGGCCATCACCATCCCTATAGTGAAGCATGGTGGTGGCAGCATCATGCTGCGGGGATGGAACTGGAAGACTCGTCAGGATAGAGCAGAGGTCTCTAAACTTTTTCtaatgagggccacataactgttttcttctctgatgtggggccgggtcggtttgtaggctaacagaaaaagtgggattgagaatttattaaattaaagggataatatggcatttatctGCAGCTTTTGGGCAAaactaatcttttattttaataaatagggCAGAGAATAAATTTGTCTGAcggctgtaatgcagcagcagtGCAGCTGCTATGgggggagggggcggagccaaactgagctgtctgcttttagaaatccaacaagTAAACAATCAAAcagaccattattttattttgggatggggacctacattaattttccacaataacaaacATCAGCGTCGTCTAAAAACTGCGGAAACTTGGTGGAAGATGAGGAGTTCAGAGTGAACAGACACCTGAGACCAGACTGGACTTTactccccaaaaaatgttttatttttcagaaacataataaagaaagcttataagaaaaaaaaatctgaaaaaattaagaaataaaacacagaattccaggaaaaatgtcaaaatagacagcagtgctcttagagagatattcttgtttttaaggctgcctggtgtgactaGCCTGgaattttttcttattttcattcaaaaacatcttgattagtttgttaaaaattttattcttgttatttttgtaaaattacacttaaaacttttattctatattgtaaaaactgttcatttcacagtaaaatgaatcccatttttccgacagaattttctctttttgcatgattttatgtctagtgtgtgaatataacatggaaaaatgactaaataaaggtagagtcacataggagaggttgtgctgattaaaatgagacCCAATAATCACGAAGGtattctttcaaattgaaaatacagaaaattcaaatatagacaaaaagaGAGTTTTAGACTCTAAGTTcctaagggttaaaaaaatttaatgttctaaatgtacaatttagcATTTGATTTCACATTATGactatttgcagataataagtgacTGGCAAATGCTctgactaaaaaaagaaaataaaaatcatgttgattaatttttttcagatttgcgattaatttgttaattttttaatcgattcccaccctggctttttttaaagaattaatcaggaagaaaactgatttaatccattttgaaaaaaaggatatGACATAATAAAATGTGGAAGTGAGGTGCTGTGAATACCATCTGGATGCACTATTTTTAAGCCCAACTAGCACCCTTCTACTCCCCCTGTGCCACATGCTGTTCACTCTCATTGTTTGGTTGGTGTTGCAGGAATCCTGCAGTCTTACCTGTTCCTGTTATGACAGTGACAAAGTTTTCCACTCCTTTGCCATGACCAAACTTCTTCTCAGCTAATGCAGCACAGTTTCCATCGTTGTCCACCCAAACTGGGAGGTGTAAGGCGTCAGAGATGGGCGTCCTCAGGTTCACACAGCTCCACTCCTGAATGAGCTTTGTGGAGTGCAGGACCACGCCTTCCTGGGGGTTTACACGTCCTCCTGTTGAGACTCCTGCAGGTAAATGTCATAAGAGATTTTAGACCAATCTTCATCTTAACAGTGAGTCCGTGAAGGAATGCGAGTGATGAGCATGTTCTTTACCAACACCAAGTATTCTACAGTTGATGGATACAGCATCCTGAATGGCATCTTTACACATCTTTAATATCAGGCACATCCTGTCCTCAAAGGTTTTTGGATTATTCTCTGTGTATTTCTTCAGTATATTTCCCTGGAGATGGACAGAGGGAGACAAGATGTATGTATCAAAGTGACTCAATCGGCGTTCATCCTGAAGATGGACAGATACGTTTTCTAGATAACTTGAATCAAGTTGTGTCAGATAAATGCGACTTACTCTCTTACAGACGATGGCCACTCTTAGGTTGGTCCCTCCCAGGTCGACGGCCAGAGCGCTCTGGGTCTCCAGAATGTGATCGATGTCCTGTGAGATGGACTCCTTCACTGGAGGGAAGCAGAAGGTTTTCTGCAGAGGTTCATCCAGGTCAATGCTGCGTAGGAACTTCAGAATCCGAGGAACTGCACTCCCATCCCCGTAGATCTTAGAGCTGGAAAGatgcaagtttcttttttgaaaCACACATCCTCatcaaagtcataaataaataacataaataacataattaaactcaacaattcttcaaaaaaaaacaaaaagcagaagtGACACAATTTAGAGAAATTGCCTCtgtaaagagtaaaaaatagaaaaatcaagagccttctttgttttttcactaACCTAAGAagctatggagagaaaatagtataatcacacatgcacaaatccaaagttacgcacaaatcaggaatcaggcacgcacaaatccaaagataCCCACTAATCaacaattacacacaaatccaaagttacgcactaATCAAAAATTACGCACCAATCAAAAAGTTAcgtacaaatccaaagttatgcataaatccaaagttatgcataaatccaaagttatgcataaatccaaagttacacactaatcaagaattacgcaccaATCAAAAAATTCcgcacaaatcaaaagttacgCATAAATcctaagttacacacaaatataaAGATACTCACTAATCAAGAATTACGTACAAATcaaaaaattacgcacaaatcgaAAGTTAcgcataaatcaagaattacgcacaaaccCTAAGTtctgcacaaatcctaaattacgcacaaatcaaaagttaGGCACAAATCCTAAGTTCcccacaaatccaaagttacgcacaaattaagaattacgcacaaatccaaagataCCCACTAATCAAGAATTATGTACAAATcaaaaaattacgcacaaatcaaaagttacgtataaatcaagaattacccacaaatcctaaatcacacacaaaccaagaattacgcacaaatccaaagttacgcacaaatcaagaattacacatgtACAAATCGCGGTGAGtgtattttctctccataagaAGCTGTGTGTACAGTGACCATAAGGGAGATAATTCTTCTTTTcattgcagacttttttttcaaactttatcaGCAAGCTTATTTTAAgaattgtctttaaaattagTGGCACCAAATAGTCATAGTTCAtcacaaaaagacaaagttcaCACAGAGATTTAGtctttaaattctgtttgttGTTAAAGACGTCCCAACcccaaatcaaataaaaacccaGAGGATCTTAAAATAAGAGACACGCTGATGGTTGGGGCTTACCAGGGATATCTCTTCCCaaactgcagctccagagcatGGTAGATCTTATTATGCGTGTCTGCATCTCTGACATGCAGAACATTTTCACCTGATAAGGAAAATTATCACCAACATTGatcaaaacaacagaacaaaaaacagcaaagggGAAGAATCTGAAATTCTGGAGTGTGTCCTGCAGGTGTTACCGGTTTCTCTGCCCGTCTGCCTGGTTCCCAGGTTAATAACAGGTGTTCCAAAAGCCCCGGCCTCACGAACTCCACAACTGCTGTTTCCAATCATGCAACCAGCGTGGCAGACAAGCTGAATGAACTGCTCAAAGGGGATATGCTTGACTGCACGAAAGTTTTGGTGCTGCTCAATGCCCTTTTTTCTCATCACACGCACCATCTCCTTACTTCCTGTTCACGATACAGAAGACACTGTTACTGGTTTGGCTCGTGTAACATCTAGATCTGAGATATATCTTCTCCAGAAACTGACCAGCATCGATGTTAGGAAACAGGATGAGGGTTTTCTTGTTGAAGGAGAGCAGAGCATCAAGCATCAACCCATAGATCTTGATGGAATGCTGGATATCAGTGGTGACGGGGTGCTGCAGAGCCACGATGTAGTCCCGGTCCTGGACCTTATCGCCTTGACAGTGAAAAGAGCAAAACATCACCCGCATTTTGCAGCAAAAGTTTATCTTTTTGNNNNNNNNNNNNNNNNNNNNNNNNNNNNNNNNNNNNNNtaaaaccgtgacacgatccgaaccgtgagttttgtgatccgcaacacccctactAAAGCAGCTCTAGTGTCTCCTAAACCAGGAACAAATACagcaaaaagaaacacacaagaTCATGTTCTTGCTGAATGAAAATGACTCTTCTCGACATGAACATTCACACGTAAGAACACAAAGAAGAAGCCACTGATTGACTCCTGTTGGAATCATTGGAGACTAAAGAACAAATATGACTTCTATGTAACTGACAGCTCAGTTTAAAGGTTATGACCAGATTTAAGACTGAAAATGAGATGTTTgctattagggctgccacaaatgattattagtcaactaatcaggtcatacacaaagtggatgtaaagcacacatcttaaccatcattagctttgaacTAACTTAAAATACAGACAATGAAGAAGATAGTTTATCAAACGTTTAATCAATCATGGAGCCTCTGTCCTTCagtagtttctggtattaaaataagattaaatcaAAAGAGGTTagcatctgaaaaaaatgaactttttttcacaaaagataaagtttcaGTCTCACCGTTTCAAATATATCTAGAAGAGTTGCATTACCTACGATAGTGCTAGTGTGCTTGCTTTCTGCTGAAGGGATTGGCTGAAAATGGAAAACTATtggcaaaatgttaaatttggtaaaagactggaaattttgttaaagaactataaaagagcactgacgttgacctaaatttatgaaaaaaattgtagtaacaTTTCTTACAAATCCCTAATCCATGccatttctgcaaaaacatttagtgtgttgcttgactatcagttaaactccaaattagccaaaaaaaacatcagtagatgccaaattagccaaaaaagctagctggATGCTTAAATGCTAGCAAAACTCTAAAagagcctaaaattcctcaataaagtaaattagtcaaaattgttagcctgttgctaaaattgaagctaaactctaaattagctttaaaatcccagtaaataacaaattagccaaaaaacattagcatgttgctaaaatattagataaactccacattttttgaaaattacaataaaagatgaaaacataacaaatacatttgaagGCTTGTTGCTGATCGACTTAGAATTTTGAAATTTGCAGACTTTCTCGTTCATTTCCTATGgatcatattttgctcaatatttcaaaaactataaaaaaaaccaaaaatacaagcagtaatgtcctgaacaagctgaacatcttgataccaagattgctgtaATCTctcaaagtgtgattgagtttttatgtgctgaaaaacatacagaaaggagcaggagaatcactatagtgtgaatgattactaaacattcacacaaaaagtgcattttttgatgctgaacgctcacagctttgttcaactttactacacactgactatataatataaagtaacgactaatcgacgattaaattagtcgtcgactatttagCAGCCGATTAGTtgccgattagtcgactaatcgtggcagcctaTTTGCTACAAGGAACAAAAGTGAAATAGGAAGAAAGGTTCTTAACAGACTTTTAAGGTGAGCTGTTACAACTTGGGGCAGTCCTCGAGGCTTCTCCAGCACACCCTGCCAGATTCCAGCATTCTTCCCATGACCAACATGTCATTATTTTGACTTGCGGTGCAATCACTTGTGTCACGCGGAACATATTTATGACTGGATGTTCAAGTTTTTAGCGTACAAAAGTTCAAACAGCATTCTTGGTGGGGTCATTCTGGAAGACACCCTCTGGCACCtaacaaacattcaaaataaaaatgttgttctgaaaaaaaacaaagcatacCAAGCCAGCTCTTGATGATATCCATGTAGTCGTCTTTACGGTGAGTCAGAAGCAGCTTATCATATGAAGGACAGCCAGCCAGGAGGATGCGAGAGTGGTCCTCACACATAGCGATGAGGTGCTGCTCTGCCATGCGCGTGCAGCAAGCATGATAATGGGCCAGTTTACTTATGGCATGGCGGATTGAATCGTCGATCGTACCGCTAACCTAGAACAAAAGAACATTATTGagtaaaaaaaggaactttatCTTGTTTGAAGTTACATTGATTCACCATGTTATGCTATAAAACTAGAGGTCGTGCAAAATCAGAAACCTATCATTTCTTTTGACTAAGACCCCCGATGAATAACTCCACCCAAAGCGGATCCAGCAGAGCCGGAAACTGACCTCTCCTCCCTCCAGGTGAAGGATTCTAATGTTCATCAGTGCCGCAGCGGTTGCCAAAGCAAGGGCATCAAAACGGTCGCCGTGTACAATCAGGATGTCCGGACGCAGTCTCTGCAGGACGTCGGGCAGTTTAACGAGAGCCAAACCAACACTCTCCACCATGGCCGCCTCGTCTTCTCCTCTGACTATAGTGTGAAGCTTAGAGTTGATGTCAAAGTCGTCCTGCTCAATCATACGGAAAGTGTTCCTAAAGaccaaaaaacaccaaacattaGAGAATAGAAGTAGCATGTAGATCTTTACAATGATAATCAGTCTAAATCCATGTCATTAACATACCCGTAGTCATCAATGAGATGAGACCCAAGCACCACCACTTCCAGCTCAAACTCATCAGAGTGGGCTTTGATGCCAAACATGATGGGGGCTAGCTTGGAGTAATCTGCTCTGTTGCATGTTGCCACACAGACCCTCAGCTTCCTCTTAAACTTCAGCAAATAAAGGAACAGGACAGACAGACATGCACACAATAAAACAGGTTCTTCAGGAGTTACACAAAAGGTACACAAGAAACTCACAATGCTGTACACAATCCTGttactgtttttacaaaataacatttccttgAGACATAATCATGGGGTGTCCCTTCATTTCTTGATGattttagctaaatggcaaGAACTTAAGACTGTTTAAAGACTGCTGACGTTCCTCTTTCACTGCAGCAAAGGATACGTTTCATTACTGCATCTGAAGACATGCATGATTCTCAGGAATACTAAACCGGATTCTGATGAGCTCCATACCTGGTTTTGATGTTGCTCCGTTTTTTCTCGCTCCATCTTTTCCCTGTTTCTTTGCATCCTCAGAGAGTACAGCTCCTGGGAAGCAGAAGAGATGTCTCTTTATTTGGCCAATGGttttgaatgcttttaaaatgtataccCACAGTGTATACTCACTCGATCCCTCCAAGTATTCAGAGTCTGAagcatgaaaacacaacaaaactacACTAAAAATGCTATAGAGCTTACACTAAGAATAAGGTACAAACAATTTTTAAGTGCAGTAAAACAGTTATTACTAAATATAGATGAAGATTTCAGACATTTATTAGAGAGAGTGCATGTCTGTTTTAGTTTATCTAATgccggggtgtcaaactcaatcacacaaggggccaaaatccaaaacacaccttagatcgtgggtcgaacaggataaaaatgtattcaacactataaaactacatttttagaacttttaaaagcataactttttaccataattatgaactagatctatagcattacctgtgataatactagtgtgaatgctgtaagatgaatttgaccgctgaagatgctagtgatgatagctgaagatgctgaagcttatagctatctaaaatattatcaaaatgatatgttaaaatgtatgctattcatattcttgtttttaaaaccaTGAGTGAACAaccgtaatttttttttagaattctaTCATGTtcttgtcctgtattttttataaTGCTACTTTTTTGTACTGTGTCTttgaaatgttcaataaaaaaataaaataataagataagcaaaatgtcaaatttgacaCACATGATCTAAAGGAAAACGGAGCAACACGTGGCAGCGGTTAGCCCAAACAAGTTTCATTCTGGAGACAAAGTCAAGCAGAGTGGATGAGCAGCAGCCGTTGGACCGTCCCCCCAACCAGCAGCGCTTGAGAAACCGTTTCTGGTTTGTCAGAACCCGATGACACAGAGAGTGGAATGAAGCATATTGATAGAAATGTAGACAAACCACAAACTCCCAATGGCATTATACATAGCTCACTCTTCCACATCTGTCAAACTATAATATTCAAATATGTGAAGCAGCCAAATCCCAAAAAAGCTGAACAAATACGTGGAGCTCTGTGGACAGAGCTGTTGCAGCAATCACTGAACATTAATCTGGAAAGTAAATCTTTTTCAGTCTACAGATTAAGATTGCTCTCTCTGTCAGCATGCAGcaaaagaaaatgctgaagaaagaTGACAGTTCTaaaattttaaagattaaacATTAAACCACAGAGCAGAATTTAAGTAACTCTGCAGAAAAATTCCAAAGCAACAGCCAGGCTGTTCCAGCCATGGGCACTATCCTGAAAAATCTTTAGATTATGAACCAGTAACAATGACAGTAAATaagaagtggactgagtgactcctcccccccggtgttccaaacaggaaatacctgctggctccaagaagtcaagATCCAATAGACTTCTATAGTAAACAGTAGTTACCCAGTCATTTTactggtcagaataaccattccgATCTCTGATACatgttttaacatcttcttgataatctcctttatttgacatgtttgacagatttggtGCAGCTGCttttaggggtgtggccttccaacaagctcactcctaattGGCGAAAGTAGTTGCtacagaaacaatgactcagacggACTTAGGCCAATCATTGCTTACAGACGATGTCTGTTTCCAACACGGCAGAGTATGTATCTTGAAAAATGGTGACTACCAGTTTGTTTTCCCTGATAAtgcggaacaaagtttcagtctgaataaaccCAAGTAGACCCCGGTACGGGACCAGGACCCGCTCTCTGACCCTTcttttcagtttgtttccatTCAGACTGAGCTTCAGTTCACTCtaagattcctcagtctgaatgcaATCTGTTCCCGGAGCAGAATAATTGGACCAAAAGCAAAACATGTAAACAGGTTAAGAATTTTCTGTGTCTCAATATGCGCCCTgcgctgctgtgatgtcatccggAAAGCTGCCTTACAGCTtcttaacagaattctcttagAAACAATGCCTGAGCAATGATGAGACagcaactcactgaaatgtggttGAATGAATTCGGCCTCGTCAAAAAAGttaacatgatacacattgcttctcaccgTTTTTCGAACAATCTatctgtcataaacacttatcagtcTTTTCAGCCGTCTTCTTGCCAGTAACTGCCTTCAGCATGTCTCCACTGCACCAACGTAagagtaaaaagtgttgtatctGACCTTAATACAGACGTTATAAAATTGAtccatgaaaaataaagttagaatCAGTGAA from the Oryzias melastigma strain HK-1 linkage group LG1, ASM292280v2, whole genome shotgun sequence genome contains:
- the gne gene encoding bifunctional UDP-N-acetylglucosamine 2-epimerase/N-acetylmannosamine kinase isoform X4; protein product: MQRNREKMEREKTEQHQNQFKRKLRVCVATCNRADYSKLAPIMFGIKAHSDEFELEVVVLGSHLIDDYGNTFRMIEQDDFDINSKLHTIVRGEDEAAMVESVGLALVKLPDVLQRLRPDILIVHGDRFDALALATAAALMNIRILHLEGGEVSGTIDDSIRHAISKLAHYHACCTRMAEQHLIAMCEDHSRILLAGCPSYDKLLLTHRKDDYMDIIKSWLGDKVQDRDYIVALQHPVTTDIQHSIKIYGLMLDALLSFNKKTLILFPNIDAGSKEMVRVMRKKGIEQHQNFRAVKHIPFEQFIQLVCHAGCMIGNSSCGVREAGAFGTPVINLGTRQTGRETGENVLHVRDADTHNKIYHALELQFGKRYPCSKIYGDGSAVPRILKFLRSIDLDEPLQKTFCFPPVKESISQDIDHILETQSALAVDLGGTNLRVAIVCKRGNILKKYTENNPKTFEDRMCLILKMCKDAIQDAVSINCRILGVGVSTGGRVNPQEGVVLHSTKLIQEWSCVNLRTPISDALHLPVWVDNDGNCAALAEKKFGHGKGVENFVTVITGTGIGGGIIHHYELIHGSTFCAAELGHIMVSLEGPECSCGSRGCVEAFASGMALQREAKMLHDEDLLKVEGIDKLCEPITAVHLITAAKMGNSKAEAVLHKASTALGVGIVNILHVVNPSLVILSGVLGSFYQEPVQHVINQRALKSAQSIKVVSSHLEEPALLGAASMVLDYATRRTY
- the gne gene encoding bifunctional UDP-N-acetylglucosamine 2-epimerase/N-acetylmannosamine kinase isoform X1 → MLASPLLASQLTIAGTAVLRPRVKRSCIHGNSTTKQTKDRKGEQTRARQCSGHRGAKLDQNLEANVMFSSRSEQTLPLLELYSLRMQRNREKMEREKTEQHQNQFKRKLRVCVATCNRADYSKLAPIMFGIKAHSDEFELEVVVLGSHLIDDYGNTFRMIEQDDFDINSKLHTIVRGEDEAAMVESVGLALVKLPDVLQRLRPDILIVHGDRFDALALATAAALMNIRILHLEGGEVSGTIDDSIRHAISKLAHYHACCTRMAEQHLIAMCEDHSRILLAGCPSYDKLLLTHRKDDYMDIIKSWLGDKVQDRDYIVALQHPVTTDIQHSIKIYGLMLDALLSFNKKTLILFPNIDAGSKEMVRVMRKKGIEQHQNFRAVKHIPFEQFIQLVCHAGCMIGNSSCGVREAGAFGTPVINLGTRQTGRETGENVLHVRDADTHNKIYHALELQFGKRYPCSKIYGDGSAVPRILKFLRSIDLDEPLQKTFCFPPVKESISQDIDHILETQSALAVDLGGTNLRVAIVCKRGNILKKYTENNPKTFEDRMCLILKMCKDAIQDAVSINCRILGVGVSTGGRVNPQEGVVLHSTKLIQEWSCVNLRTPISDALHLPVWVDNDGNCAALAEKKFGHGKGVENFVTVITGTGIGGGIIHHYELIHGSTFCAAELGHIMVSLEGPECSCGSRGCVEAFASGMALQREAKMLHDEDLLKVEGIDKLCEPITAVHLITAAKMGNSKAEAVLHKASTALGVGIVNILHVVNPSLVILSGVLGSFYQEPVQHVINQRALKSAQSIKVVSSHLEEPALLGAASMVLDYATRRTY
- the gne gene encoding bifunctional UDP-N-acetylglucosamine 2-epimerase/N-acetylmannosamine kinase isoform X2 encodes the protein MEKKPAFLCRNPHTLNTWRDRELYSLRMQRNREKMEREKTEQHQNQFKRKLRVCVATCNRADYSKLAPIMFGIKAHSDEFELEVVVLGSHLIDDYGNTFRMIEQDDFDINSKLHTIVRGEDEAAMVESVGLALVKLPDVLQRLRPDILIVHGDRFDALALATAAALMNIRILHLEGGEVSGTIDDSIRHAISKLAHYHACCTRMAEQHLIAMCEDHSRILLAGCPSYDKLLLTHRKDDYMDIIKSWLGDKVQDRDYIVALQHPVTTDIQHSIKIYGLMLDALLSFNKKTLILFPNIDAGSKEMVRVMRKKGIEQHQNFRAVKHIPFEQFIQLVCHAGCMIGNSSCGVREAGAFGTPVINLGTRQTGRETGENVLHVRDADTHNKIYHALELQFGKRYPCSKIYGDGSAVPRILKFLRSIDLDEPLQKTFCFPPVKESISQDIDHILETQSALAVDLGGTNLRVAIVCKRGNILKKYTENNPKTFEDRMCLILKMCKDAIQDAVSINCRILGVGVSTGGRVNPQEGVVLHSTKLIQEWSCVNLRTPISDALHLPVWVDNDGNCAALAEKKFGHGKGVENFVTVITGTGIGGGIIHHYELIHGSTFCAAELGHIMVSLEGPECSCGSRGCVEAFASGMALQREAKMLHDEDLLKVEGIDKLCEPITAVHLITAAKMGNSKAEAVLHKASTALGVGIVNILHVVNPSLVILSGVLGSFYQEPVQHVINQRALKSAQSIKVVSSHLEEPALLGAASMVLDYATRRTY